The sequence ACATGCTAACGGTAGTAgttatattttattgtgtgttGAGTGTGCACTTATATGGCAGGCTTTGTACTAAGCACTCCCACTAATCCTCTTGATAACCCCTTTATTCGCTCCATCTTTACTACAAGAAAATGGATGCTCAGAAAGGTAGAGCagcttgcccaaagccacacagcaaaTCACATCCTAGCCCATCTGATTCTGTGCCAATTGCCCATCACCTTTCCCACCCTCCACCAGGGTTTCTCACcctccctggccctgccccaccTCTGCAGGCCCCCAGCTGGCCTCACCTCCATCAGCATAGGTCTCGGTGCCATAGCCGTCTTGCAGGCCATTGTTCCAGGTGCCCTCATACTTGGCACCGCTGCTTGAGCTCTGCCGGATTCCGTAGCGTCCCTTGAAGCCATGTGTCCACTCGCCCTTGTAGAGCCAGCGCCCCTTGGTCTCTATGCCCAGCCCATGCCGTTTGCCCTGGCTCCAGTATCCCTCAAAGGTATTTCCGCTGGGCCAGGTATAGACACCTGCCACCTCAAAGCCAAAGTTCCAGGAGCCAGAGTATTCGCCCTGGCCCTTGGGGCCTGTGCACAGTCCGTGCCCGTG comes from Macaca mulatta isolate MMU2019108-1 chromosome 10, T2T-MMU8v2.0, whole genome shotgun sequence and encodes:
- the JPH2 gene encoding junctophilin-2 isoform X2; this translates as MSGGRFDFDDGGAYCGGWEGGKAHGHGLCTGPKGQGEYSGSWNFGFEVAGVYTWPSGNTFEGYWSQGKRHGLGIETKGRWLYKGEWTHGFKGRYGIRQSSSSGAKYEGTWNNGLQDGYGTETYADGGMC